Below is a genomic region from Mustela lutreola isolate mMusLut2 chromosome 1, mMusLut2.pri, whole genome shotgun sequence.
ATCGTGGAGtgagaactcatgaccctgagatcaggagttgcatgctctgctgactgagccaaccaggcaaaccatgtttaataatttttttaaaagatttatttatttatttgacagaaagagatcataagttggtagagaggcaggcaaagagagagagagagagagagggagggaagcaggctccctgctgagcagagagcccagtgaggaacttgatcccaggaccatgagatcatgacctgagctgaaggcagtggcttaacccactgagccagccaggcaccccctgttttataattttttaataccaGTTATCATCACAGTTAGCCCCCTTAATACTTAGCTGATCTCCACTTCCATTTAATTCCATAAGAATCAGATGGTTTGTAATTTTGTAAagaaagtatttgttaaatgtttgATTAGACATTAAGTACACATGGTATACAATTTCAAAGGTATAGAATGTGCAAAATGAAAAGTCTCCTTTCCACCTCTGACCCCAGGTTCCCTCCAGAGATAACCACTTTTATGACTATATAAGCTCATTGTTTTTCTATCTTTGACAACTTATGCCAGGCATTTCAAAAAGCTGCTTTTGAGCATTTGcacattagtaatttttttttttttaaagatctaccATGGCACCTGTgttgctcagtcaattaagcgtctgcctttggttcaggtcatgatcccagccaggatcctggtgcattgggctccctgctcagtggggcatctgcttctccttctgcccctctacctgctcatgctctctctctcactcattctctctcccaaataaataaataagatctaaaaaaacaaacaaagaaaaaaaaaccctaccaaTTTATTTTAGTTTACTTTAGGGTTTTTGTTAGTTTCAGTCTTTCCTGTCTTTCTACCGACCACTCAGAAATGGCAGAGAAACAGGCCACTTGGTAGAGGGAACTTGCCACTctagaaatgaacaaataaattactTACTCAGTTCCTTGAACCGAGAGACCATGATTTATTCAACTTTGGAGCTCCACAAACAACCCACCACAATTCCTAGTGAGTACTGGGTCCCTGCAAATAGCCATACAAGCAGACTTAGTGATAACTAGTACTCTCAGTAACCTCCTGCTTCAAAGCCTCTTTCTCCTATGAGGCAGCAGTAACAGCACATTTCCCTCCCAAGCACTAGAGTCTAAGTTGGTGTCTTGCTGGTTTTAGTACACTTCCATGGCCGTCCTTTCTACAGATTAACTGCTATCATTTGTGGAGTAACTGGTAACGGGGAGCAGTTATTTGTTGTGGGTCAGTGAGGgtgtatttcttttctgtttgaatCCTGCCTTTGATACTGGCTTTGTGACCTGGGCTACTCAGCTAAACCCTCTGAGACTTAGCTCCCTCATCTGTGAAGGGTGATTGGTAGAGTTATTCTGAAGATGAGACAATATGTGTAAATGGCTAGCATGGTACCTGGCACGTGGAGGGCATACAGTAAGTAGTTAACCCTGTTAACTGTCAGGGTCTAGGGTCATTTCGTACCTTCACTGGAGAGGTGGGTGCATGTCAGCCCAGGCAATATTAGGGCTCAGGaataaatgactttaaaacaaagatttgatTTCGTGCTCATATTACACATCCTTTTTGGCTCTGTCTTTggcccttctcccctctgggaTAGAAGCTGAGCTGCTCTGCGGGACGGCTGAGGTGGCAGAGGCCAAGAGTATTGGTGGAACTACACAGTGGCTTTTAAAGCTTCTGCTTGCAAAGAAGCTTCTATGTCACTTCCATTCATGTTTCATTAATATGGTTGTCACTGCAGTGGGAAGTATCATCTCTGAAGGGGCAAGGCCTGGTAGGGAGGGGCAGCAAATATTTGACAGTAGTATGTCTACCTCAGTATTTTTGGAAAGTCACATTGTGATCCCAAAATTTGTCAAACCCTAAGAATTGATTCACACCAAGAAACTAGTAGCCATTGATTTGATAAACCAGAATGCCAATTTTCCCTCCTTGCAGTGAATAACATATCTACACTGAGAACTAGGCGTAAGAGCTTGTATGGGGCAAACGTTTCTTGGTAGATTTGCTCAAAAGCATGAATTCTAAGCTAATTCGTTATAGgaagaacacaaaacaaaatttggGTGTTACCAAAAGATTGTACCCAGAATACACAGTGGTTTTTAATCCAGTTCTCCCTTTGGAACTGTTATTGTCCGAAGTCCCAGAACGAACCAGAATGATGGTGGTATGTCCTAGACAAGGCCAAGATCACTGACAGATTCTTGCCCCTCCTTTTTAGGTTCTTTACTTGTTAACAGCTAATTCTTTTCTTGCCAACCACTAATTGTATCATCTGAGGATTTGTTATAATTATTCTCTTTAATGCTGTCAGCTTCTTGAATAATGAGACTTTATTATCAAAATTAAAGTCATCTTCAAATCACAGTTCTACCCATTGTGTGTTAATTCTTGCTGCATTGGTTTCATAGTAATTTTTACTATCCTTGGTCCATGATTTTGAGGGTTCCTCTCACTTTGTTGCTGATAGCTGGGCACATCCTGTTTCCTTGGGTAGTATGATATGATGTAATAATGTCCAAAAACAATGTATggcaagtaaatttaaaattaaagatatatttccaaatccataaaaaagaaattttgggggtgcctgagtggctcaatgggttaaagcctctgccttcagctcaggtcatgatcccagggtcctccagcaaccctcagttgctCAGAGTTCAGCGTCTCTTATGCTTTACCTCCCTATTTCGTCttattgttttcttcccttcccctatgttcatttgttttgtttcttaaattccacatatgagtgagtgCTAAAAATCAAATTCCCAATTTATtcaattttcaacaaatgatagagcaaagcaaaatttctttgcccgaaggcagaggctttaacccactgagccactcaggcgccccaaaatttcTTTCTTATGGATTTGGaaatatatctttaattttaaatttacttgtcATACATTGTTTTTGGATTACCCAGAATAcacaatggttttttttttttttaaagattttatttatttatttgacagacagagatcacaagtaggcagagaagcaggcagagagagaggaagggaagcaggccccctgctgagcagagagcccaatgtgggactcgatcccaggaccctgagatcatgacctgagccgaaagcagtggcttaacccactgagccacccaggcgccctacacaaTGGTTTTTAATCCAGTTCTCCCTTTGGAACTGTTATTGTCCGAAGTCCCAGAACGAACCAGAATGATGGTGGTGTGTCCTAGACAAGGCCAAGATCACTGACAGATTCTTGCCCCTCCTTTTTAGGTTCTTTTCTTGTTAACaagtaaaaaaatttctttaaaaacaaaaaagattttatttatttgacagagatcacaagtaggcagagaggcaggcagagagaaagtggggggggggggggaagcaggctccctgccgagcagagagccccatgtggggctccatcccagggttgctggaggggaggtgggtggagagaaGATAATTGGtaataggcattaaggagggcacttgacgtaaatgagcaatgggtgttatatacaaatgatgaatcactaaattttctccctgaaactgataatacagtatatgttaactaagttgaatttaaataaagaatttaataatagaaaaaaaatagcgCCATAGCTGCAAAACAGGAGGAAAGattgtattttagaaataaatagcaGCAAgtgtagaaagaaaaggaaagcattttggttttatttttttaagcagcaTAATAATTCTGATACCAACATCTAATATAGATGGCAAACAAAACCACAAGTCAACTTCATTTAAGATCATTGATTTCCAAAACTGAACAGTTTTTAAGGAATGCAGGGAACAGTCAGCATCATTCTGTTGATGTAATTTATCACCATGCTGGATTAAATGAATTCTCCGTAGAAATTCAAATATAAGGTCTATGTATATGTGTGGATATGGAGACAAGTCACCCATTTGTATTATTAATTTAAGAATGCAAGGTCTAGAACTAAATACAGTTTGTTCCTGTTTGTGTCAGAAAAAATTTTCTCTATGTGTAGAACGTAAGTTCTATGTTCTACATAGaactatgtgtgtatgtgtgtatgagcaCACACATAGTTATGTTTATTGTATAAAGAAAATTTCTGTAAGGATAAGAGCAACTTTTACAGTGGTTGACTCTAGGAGGATTAGGGTGGAGGGAAGATactctaaaaatctttttttttttctttaccatatcagtttttaaaatgtgtgcatttaattcttttaaaataaattagttttaaaatggCAGTTCTGTGTCAGAATAATCTTTCCAAGAGTTTGGTAATTAATTCTCCGGTCCTGTTATACTGCTTTATTCCACTGATTATCAAAGGTGCATGTAGGCAAGTGTAGATGGGGGGCACCACAGGGCCAAGAGCTCTAGAGAGATTTAGCTCTTAATAGCAGTTAGAATGTGACTAATGACAGTTTGTTCAGTCATTAGGGAacaattgataaaaataaataattccagtagtgtgtgtgtgcatcttttTTACctgttcatctatcagtggacacttagctTGCTTCCCTATCTTAGCTAAGTACTTATTATATTTAACCCTTTACCTAGTAGAAATATAAGTATGTAAATAACAAATATTGcaattgtttataatttttaaatttctttaatcagGTTTTATAATTCATAACATCTAATTCCAATTTAATTAATAAACTGTAGGTTTTCTTTATGTGTATATCCTCTGAGGGCATTCAAACCAAGGGGATTatttattcctgatttttaaaatatagctgtCACATTTTCTATGGGCCAAGTCACTATATTTAAATGAGAATGGAACCGAAGTTTCTTTATGCCCCTCTCAAATAACTTTATTATTAACAAATGTTTCTTGTTATTGTCTAGATTGTGTGTATGGTCTGTTGTCAAACTAGAAGtgaaaaagagatagaaaaagtaataggggtacctaggtggctcagttggttaagcgactgccttcggctcaggtcatgatcgtggagcCCTGAGATCAattcccacatcaggatccctgctcaccagggagtctgcttctccctctgacccttcgccttctcatgctctctctcactctcattctctctctctctcaaataaataaataaaatcttaaaaaaaaaaaaaaaactaatacacCAGATCTCATGGGACTTGGTATAAAATTTCACATATGTGCTAATTAATTGAGTATTCTatgtattatcttttctttttagcatagtttatttttttaatttttttataagcatataatgtattattagccccagggatacaaaTCTGTGAAtcgccgggtttacacacttcacagcactcaccatagtctATGTATTATTTTCTCAAAGTCTAAATAAATCCCTATCAgattttcatcaaaatattagAATTAAAGATTTCAGTGCCTAAAAAATGGGAGTGCACTAACATGCTGGTTTGATTCTTGCAGGCAAGTCATATCCCGAGAGGCATCATGTCCAGTTTCGAAGATGCTGATACGGAAGAGACAGTGACTTGTCTCCAGATAACTGTTTACCATCCTGGCCAGCAGCAAAGTGGAGTATTCCAATCAATAAGGTTTTATAACCGAGATAAACTTCCTTCCAGCGAAGTGGTGAAATTTGGCCGAaattccaacatctgtcattATACCTTTCAGGACAAACAGGTTTCCCGAGTTCAGTTTTCTCTGCAGCTGTTTAAGAAGTTTGATAGTTCAGTTCtctcttttgaaattaaaaacatgagtAAGAAGACCAGTCTGCTTGTGGACAACAAGGAGCTGTGCTATCTAAATAAAATAGACCTGCCTTACAAGTGCATGGTCAGATTTGGTGAGTATCAGTTCCTGATCGAGAAGGAAGATGGAGAGTCATTAGAGTTTTTTGAGACTCAATTTATTTTGTCTCCAAGATCACTCTTGCAAGAAAACAACTGGCCGCTCCAGAGGCCCATACCTGAGTATGGTTGTTACTCATTCTGCTCCACCCAAAACACTTCTCCTACAGAAATGGATGAAAATGAACTGTGAAGACGGAGGGCTGAGAGGAGAATCATGAAGGATGAAGAAATCTGTAGACATTTTATGGATACTTCACAGTTTATTAGTATATTACAGTCATCTGTTGTCAAATTTGGCATCTCTTATTATCATTTTGAAGTCTTTAAATTGTATTAgtcatcagtttagtcatttgtTACATACCTAGATGTATTTTGGAATTACTGTGTATTATTAAGAATTATTAAGCATATTTAAGTGTACATCTGTGAGGGTTAATGTACAAGAAGTATCCATGCTGATGAAGGGATAGTGTTCTCAGTAAGATTATCTTCTTTTTATGCTTGTTTTTagtcctatgttttgttttgtaaggaACAGTCTCTTGGCTTGGTCAGATTATTTCATAAGTAGCCGTTTTTCAAGGTCAAGGCTGTGGGTGTGTTGTTTCTGGTGGTTTAGCCTGTTGGTACCTGCAGTACGAGAGTACTAGCCTAATGTGTTTTGGAGAACTGTCAGTGCATCATTGTGGTTTTAGTATAGGAAGCCCTATCTGAGCAATAATACCTTTTCTATGATTTCCTTTCTGTAGAAGAATAGTGTTTATTCCCCAAAATAGAATTTTCCTTATATATATTCAGTATCTAAAACCAGTATTTTGGACATTTTAATGAACCATTGCTGTGTTTAGgattctttttcagttttcttaccaAACATTGACTTTTAGGtcccattcatttttaaattccatgaatttgaaattttaacaaCATTCATGCATATAATAAAGTCAAAGTTTAATTCTGTAACCATGTTCTTTGAAACCCAttctggagaagggaaagaactGTTCTTAGACTGCTTACTCTAAGGAAGGAGTGCCAGAGGCCTCAGGCAGAGGCTGTGACTGGGGATTAAGATGGCTCTAGCTCTGCCCCTCAATGCATATTGGCTCCAAATCTCCATACATCACTCCACATGGTGGCACATGGCCACTGGTAGTTCCTGTGATACACATTCTTTGGTTTCCTGCGTCCATCTTAAATCTGCTTCTTTTGCCAGTTTCTCTACCCCTGACCTCTAAATATCAACACTTAGTTGGGCTGCTCTGCCAATATGCTGCACCACGGTGATCTTACCTAGTATAATGACTTAAAATACCATTTACTTATTAATGACTTCTAAACTTGGACCTCGACCTGTTCTCTGAACTACAGACATATGCATCCCATCACCTTCTTGATGTCTTGATATAAATTCTTCATAAACACCTCAAATTTAACTTCCAAAACAGAACTCTTAATTTCCTTCACCTTCCTAAATCTGTTCCTTCCACTACAATTGTCAAGTTGGAAACCAGAGTTATTGTGAAGGGTAGTTGTAGCTGCTAGGATGGCTGTCATATTTCCAGATTTAACCAGCTGGGAGAGAATAAGCTCAAATAGACTTAATTACTTCCACATACCCGCAAAAGCAAGATCAGCATGAAGTCAGTGTTCCACATCCCTGGTCCCTTAGACATTGGACCAGGGAGGCCAAATGACACCTAAATGGAGCAGCTCTGTTGTTGAAGAGCCAACTCTAAACTCCAGCCTATTAGCCTATATCTGTAGTGAAGGGAGTGAGGTGGAAATCTCTGCTTCACTAGAACCAGGAAGTGAGATGAGAAGTTACCTCATGGCAGCCTTCTGCAAGATAGGGGAGCAGATGATAAATGGCTTTGTCCCATCTCCTGGAAGACTGCCTATCTTGCCATGTTCTGGGGAGGACCACAGGGCTTTGTTAAGATTTCAGTAGGAGTGTGGTTGAGTGTTGCTATACAGATGTGCAGCGAGCAAGGTAGCCAGAGCACCATGCTAGATGCATTATCCTACAGTTCTCTTGGATTCTCTTGGATTCCAGCTCTacttttgccccccccccccccatctagcCCATCAGAAAATCTTGTTAACTCTACCTCTGAAGTTTATCAGCTCTGCATTCCTATCATAATTATCAACCCAAGTCACATCATGTCTCATGGCAAGTATCACACATACACTCTTGTCCTCTTATAACCCATTCTCTACACAGCAGCTAgcggaatttttaaaaaatggatcatttaaaaaattggatcaTAGTCCACTCTGGCTTACAGAAAGTCAGTGGCTTTATACATCAAATAAAATTAACTGTTAACCATAGTCTCTAACACCTTACATGATCTGGCTCTTAAATACCCCTCCAATATCATATATTATTCTACCTCATGATGCTTCAGTCCCCGTGACCTTTTCATTCTCAGAACATACCAAACGTTCTACACCTCAGGAGTTTTATAACCATGCTTTTGATATACAGGCTTTTTACTTGGCTGGTTCCTGCTCAACAGTTAGGTCTCAGCTCAAATATCATCTCAGAGAAGACTTTCTTGAACTACCAAAGCAGTCACTTGGTCCCCAGCTATCCTGCATCCtatcatttcatatattttctaaCTGTGatctgttgttttcttatttacatGTTTCCTTGTTATTGTCTTGTCTCTCTCATCAGAATGTAGGCAAGAGCTTGGGCACTGTAAGTCTTTTTATACTACTCTGTCCCCAACAAGCTATCAGACTCAATAGATTCTCAAATATCTGCTGaataaaaaaacattatttccagtcttttttgtaaatacataaaacaagaaaattaatgttttctaagcagttaaaacacaaacattttcaaatttagtTCAATCCTGCTTTCCTAACTCACTCCTTTTTGTCTTCACAGCAGATTTAATAAAGTAATTATACCCAAGGAGACATAATTATGGTTATGTTTTTAGACTAAAACTAGTAATgatcaaataatttattaattttaaatgtaaaaatgtgtttattcacAATCCTTGAGAAGTTACCAttccttcaaaaaattttttatgaacaAAATGCCAAGAAAAATTACAATAGTAGCTTATGCCAAACCAAAAATATACATCTGATgtatacaaactttaaaaagcatAACACAGGCAATGTGAATATAgattacctttaaaatatttccagtgaCAAAGCTACAACTTAAATTATGTTAAGATAGTCATAAATAATAGCATtacctaatatatatacatatttaaagcatcaaatttatttctatgagataaaaagaagatgaaactATAGATGTCATTGCCTAGCAGTTCAAATATTGAAAGggccacatgatttttttttttttaagtacagcaAGAACTTTAAGTTATTATTTATATCTGGACCTTCCTATATTTTTGAGAACATGCACTGTCATCgctgcaagaaaaaaagaaaaacaaaaacaccaaggaaaaatcagaaaagagtTTGCTTACTAAAATCATATTCAATCCTCAGCAAAATTAAGACAAGCAATTAGGGAGTGCTTTATAGCCTTGGCCTTTCAAAGTGAGACACACGCTTTAGGGAAAAGAAGAGTTCACTGTATATCACAAATGCAGTTATTTATACTGATATGCTTAGTTCCATCCCATTAAAGTACCTTGTATTACAAGGCAAAGGAAAGCTTAATAAAATCAATGAATCCTTTCACTccagaaaggattttatttcGAAATACCCGTATTGCCTTTTTaggttttcctttcttataaATCATGCACAGAGAATATGTTCTGTGTAAAATCTTTCTAAGACCATTCATtggaaatatagaattaaaaaaaatgacaccTCGAAATTTAATATATCAATTAACTTAaagtcaatatttatttatagtggCAGCATGTAAAAGGAAGTGAAGacctaaatatatgtattttcttaaatattacttTTGAATACTAACTTCAAGTGTCTGAACTCTGAAAGCCTATTTGAACATCTCATATCCTTTGTTCAGGCTGAATCAACATTATTATACTACGAAATGCAGTTAAGTGTAGAAAAAAACTGGTGTTTCAGCATTTCTTTAGGGTCATCAACTTAATTGTGCTTACTATtagataataaaatttaaataagtcacaggaataaataaTGATGGAAAAGGGAACACTTATAAATCTGTTCTGGCAGTCCCTCCTCATGCTCCCTTCACATCTGCTGAGAATTAACACAAAGTGTCTTAATATTTTCATAGTTAACTACTGAAATAGGCTTAAGAAAGCATTCAAAGTAAAACTAAtacaactattttaaaaagtgaaaatctaCAAATAGTAAACACGAATGCtataaagaagagttaaaataaatttaactgatAACATGACAGAACCATCATACTGTTTTTgaaaagcagaaggcagatgatgAAATTGCACTTAATTCTGAAGCAACTCAGATATAGCCTATCATTCCTATTCCTTTGTAATAAGCATTTACAACATGTTTTCTTATCTCCCTCTTACAAAAAGGCTCAGCACAACCACTGATACATTCTAGTTGGTTTTTAACATTTGGTCACAACTGATAAACAGAGTCACACAATTTTACCCTATCGTTTCTGTTGATCTGCATCAGACTGCTTTATACCAGAATCAGACAGTTCTAATACAGGATTTACAAATCCAGAATACTCGGAATTGCCATTATCATCCATTTCAGCACTAACAAAGTCATTCTCCCACTCCAGGCCATTGGAATCCTCAGAGGCTGATGTAGGATTACTTCCAGTCTTCTTGCTGCTATACTTAAGTGCTGCTCGGAGAATGTCTTCCTCTGTTCTGGAACGTTCTCTCATAGGAAGCATGCGATTCATTCCTGTTATTTGGAAGGAGTTATTAGAAATCTCAGTGAACATTTTAAAGGCTATATTAAAAGATATTACGGTTTAATAATGTAGTTTTTGTTTAATAATCAGACTTGATTTGTAAATTTACTTAAAGAGTCAGTCCTATGGAGGCCTTATGTTATGGGAAGGTTTCTGGTGGGTTCTGTCTTCTACATAGTCTAGTTTAATAACTGTGTTAATGACTTTAATAATAACCTTGAAAGTCATGTTATCTACAAATTTAATTAGCATACGGATAGTCTGGATGACAGAATCAGGAATTAAAAGATCTGAAAGGCTTTAGATCAAACTGAACAAGAtactacaataaaaatatattttattaaagtctGCTGATTGGGATCCAGATAGGAAATAACGTAAGTACAGGATTGTGGTGACACTGGCTGAGAAGAAGACTTAATTAAGTTAATGCAATCTTTGGTAAAGTTATTCAAGCTTCCTGTATCTGTttctttatgataaaaaaaaaaatgggtcaatTAGAGGACTAAGGTATTCCATCCCaaaattctatgaaatatttcatgCTTACTATTCTTCTTAAAGTCCTACATTCTGTAATTGGTTCTT
It encodes:
- the TIFA gene encoding TRAF-interacting protein with FHA domain-containing protein A isoform X1; this translates as MSTATEKLDSADLIRASHIPRGIMSSFEDADTEETVTCLQITVYHPGQQQSGVFQSIRFYNRDKLPSSEVVKFGRNSNICHYTFQDKQVSRVQFSLQLFKKFDSSVLSFEIKNMSKKTSLLVDNKELCYLNKIDLPYKCMVRFGEYQFLIEKEDGESLEFFETQFILSPRSLLQENNWPLQRPIPEYGCYSFCSTQNTSPTEMDENEL
- the TIFA gene encoding TRAF-interacting protein with FHA domain-containing protein A isoform X2, whose product is MSSFEDADTEETVTCLQITVYHPGQQQSGVFQSIRFYNRDKLPSSEVVKFGRNSNICHYTFQDKQVSRVQFSLQLFKKFDSSVLSFEIKNMSKKTSLLVDNKELCYLNKIDLPYKCMVRFGEYQFLIEKEDGESLEFFETQFILSPRSLLQENNWPLQRPIPEYGCYSFCSTQNTSPTEMDENEL